The following proteins are encoded in a genomic region of Leptospira langatensis:
- a CDS encoding flagellar hook-basal body protein encodes MLRGLYTGSNGMIIQQTRMDVISNNLANVDKTAYKRDTTVFKTFPEMLLHRYNEDGVGKVPMGSFDTAPVIGKLGLGGEVNEIYTRFEQGAVKKTDNPFDLMLQDRPGSEHPAFFSVLTNRGERLSRSGAFVLDTNGYLVTPQGFPLMGENGPIKVARGNFLIRENGEIWINGEIGNDPRNSTGTDKNRFETPVLLDKIKLRTVDQPRHLDKEGDSFYNETPESGEARPLLADEEPNLLQGYLEASNVSVVTEMVEMIEVNRSYEANQKTVQTQDGMLGRLFEVLR; translated from the coding sequence ATGCTAAGAGGACTCTATACCGGATCCAATGGAATGATCATCCAACAGACTAGAATGGATGTGATCTCGAATAATCTTGCGAACGTAGACAAGACTGCGTACAAGAGAGACACCACTGTCTTCAAGACCTTTCCCGAAATGCTATTACATAGATATAATGAGGATGGAGTGGGGAAGGTGCCGATGGGTTCCTTCGATACCGCACCCGTTATCGGCAAACTAGGATTAGGTGGAGAGGTCAATGAGATCTATACCAGATTCGAACAAGGTGCCGTGAAGAAGACGGACAATCCTTTCGATCTGATGTTGCAGGATCGTCCAGGTTCGGAGCATCCCGCATTCTTTAGTGTTCTTACCAATAGAGGAGAGAGGCTTTCCCGCTCCGGAGCGTTCGTATTAGATACGAATGGATACTTGGTAACACCGCAAGGATTCCCTCTCATGGGAGAGAATGGGCCGATCAAAGTAGCTCGGGGAAATTTTTTGATCCGTGAGAATGGAGAGATCTGGATCAACGGAGAGATCGGTAACGATCCCAGAAATTCCACAGGAACGGACAAGAACCGTTTTGAGACTCCGGTACTTTTAGATAAGATCAAACTTCGCACAGTGGATCAACCCAGACATTTGGACAAGGAAGGAGATTCCTTCTATAACGAGACACCTGAGTCTGGAGAGGCTCGACCTCTTCTTGCTGACGAAGAGCCGAACCTGCTCCAAGGTTATTTAGAAGCTTCTAATGTTAGCGTAGTGACCGAGATGGTGGAAATGATCGAGGTGAACCGTTCTTACGAAGCGAACCAGAAAACCGTTCAAACCCAAGACGGTATGCTAGGCCGCTTATTCGAAGTATTGCGTTAG
- a CDS encoding class I SAM-dependent methyltransferase: MDLSRSEIIYKECPLEGNCDWVPLYESSFGDFHLPIQVCKTCGLQAQFPRPEPESLYTEEYYTGKEGFTYRDERETEKFDRYVWFARLKNISKFKSSGNFLDIGCSFGGFLQCAKEKGFVPFGVEISPYSAKIAKERGFTVWEGQFLDADLPENFFDVITLIEVIEHLENPKLVFDKLSRILRPGGLLLIQTANFEGWQAIEAGSKYHYYLPGHVYYYSEKNLRKILANRSFRRQITYLGVDFPLSAKLLKSRGSFVSWKDYWKWFRIALYHWKSKFSKQGRPLTSSMVHYAIKK, encoded by the coding sequence TTGGATCTTTCTCGCTCGGAAATAATCTACAAAGAATGTCCTCTCGAAGGGAATTGCGACTGGGTCCCTCTTTACGAATCCTCTTTCGGTGATTTTCACCTTCCCATCCAAGTCTGCAAGACCTGCGGTCTTCAGGCACAATTTCCGAGACCGGAACCGGAGTCCTTATACACAGAAGAATATTATACAGGAAAAGAAGGATTTACCTACAGAGACGAAAGAGAGACCGAGAAATTCGACCGTTATGTTTGGTTTGCAAGGCTGAAGAATATTTCTAAGTTCAAGTCTTCGGGAAACTTCTTGGATATCGGTTGTTCCTTCGGTGGCTTTCTCCAATGTGCTAAAGAGAAAGGATTCGTTCCCTTCGGTGTGGAGATCTCTCCCTACTCCGCAAAGATCGCGAAAGAAAGAGGCTTCACAGTTTGGGAAGGCCAGTTCTTGGATGCGGATCTGCCCGAGAATTTCTTCGATGTGATCACCCTGATCGAGGTGATCGAGCATTTGGAAAACCCGAAACTGGTCTTCGACAAACTCTCTCGGATCTTAAGGCCGGGAGGACTTCTTCTAATACAGACCGCAAACTTCGAGGGCTGGCAGGCAATCGAAGCAGGAAGCAAGTATCACTATTATTTGCCGGGTCATGTATATTATTATTCTGAAAAAAACCTTCGGAAAATTCTTGCCAATCGAAGCTTTCGAAGGCAAATTACCTACCTCGGAGTGGACTTCCCTCTTTCTGCGAAACTCTTAAAGTCTCGAGGAAGCTTCGTTAGTTGGAAGGATTACTGGAAGTGGTTTAGGATCGCCTTATATCACTGGAAAAGTAAGTTCTCTAAGCAGGGTCGCCCTCTCACTTCTTCCATGGTGCATTACGCGATCAAGAAATGA
- a CDS encoding tetratricopeptide repeat protein: protein MKKTLLLFIILFPCTWTHIHAQKLENNQTSIQKALHEVEGASSEFNSNLEGQLGLDFAVDKLIKDKRIQPENEFHQFVLGNLLLPFKLDLAFQYHEAALKKRPNDQNFVMEYAIDLHRKQEFARAVEYYKKFAAAFPKYNDIYVWLADCYINLDDPKAAVYYWHRADHARHHANIDFAIYTIYGVNTYLKRNLYLSKLRDGQKEALYELIALDAKWDTDWWNFHTKMKVMQSDIDYAIKKFGNNNEAVRISIAFQKIKASQDRNLIKTTLKKNNLIIENGKIPENGSIASHLLEICIQNKLVDAADFYNKRGNEVLALAKTLKDERMLNIYAHMQLAAKGVVDPETALLGWKEFKDEMFAYDFFFHKTGKLNCDQSELDKAIKDFPNSSLLYSIKYECNKNSFFGESKKTLLIGLIKREFKSLSTDPMRYSYKLKHYFNLLEKEL, encoded by the coding sequence ATGAAAAAAACTCTTTTACTTTTTATCATTCTTTTTCCTTGTACGTGGACGCATATACACGCTCAAAAACTCGAAAACAACCAAACATCAATTCAAAAAGCATTGCACGAAGTTGAAGGCGCTTCGTCCGAATTTAATAGTAATCTGGAAGGTCAGCTTGGACTAGATTTTGCAGTGGATAAACTGATCAAAGATAAACGAATTCAACCTGAAAACGAATTTCATCAGTTTGTATTGGGAAATCTTTTGCTTCCATTCAAATTGGATTTGGCATTTCAGTATCATGAAGCAGCGCTTAAAAAAAGGCCGAATGATCAGAATTTTGTTATGGAATATGCGATCGATCTACATCGAAAACAGGAATTTGCAAGAGCCGTCGAATATTACAAAAAGTTTGCGGCAGCATTTCCTAAATACAATGATATTTATGTTTGGTTAGCTGATTGTTATATCAATCTCGACGATCCGAAAGCTGCTGTTTATTATTGGCATCGAGCGGATCATGCTCGTCACCATGCGAATATTGATTTCGCGATTTATACAATTTATGGAGTAAATACTTATCTTAAGAGAAATTTGTATCTTTCAAAACTAAGAGACGGACAGAAGGAAGCATTATATGAATTAATTGCTCTTGACGCGAAGTGGGATACCGATTGGTGGAATTTTCATACAAAAATGAAGGTAATGCAAAGTGATATTGACTACGCCATCAAAAAGTTCGGAAATAATAACGAAGCAGTAAGAATATCGATCGCTTTCCAAAAAATTAAGGCATCTCAGGATCGAAATTTAATAAAAACTACTTTAAAGAAAAACAACTTAATTATAGAAAACGGAAAAATTCCTGAAAATGGAAGTATCGCTTCTCATCTGCTTGAAATATGCATACAGAATAAACTCGTTGATGCCGCCGATTTTTATAATAAAAGAGGAAATGAAGTCCTTGCCTTAGCTAAAACTCTTAAGGACGAACGAATGCTAAATATATATGCTCATATGCAATTGGCGGCAAAAGGTGTTGTTGATCCGGAAACTGCCTTACTCGGCTGGAAAGAATTCAAAGACGAAATGTTTGCGTATGATTTTTTCTTCCATAAAACGGGGAAGTTGAACTGCGACCAATCCGAATTGGACAAAGCTATCAAAGATTTTCCGAATTCTTCTCTCCTGTATAGTATTAAGTATGAATGTAATAAGAATAGCTTCTTTGGTGAATCTAAAAAAACTTTATTGATCGGATTGATAAAAAGAGAATTTAAATCTCTCTCAACGGATCCAATGCGATATTCGTATAAACTTAAGCATTATTTTAATTTATTGGAGAAGGAATTATAA
- a CDS encoding class I SAM-dependent methyltransferase: MSAEHPSKEAWETHYTRSKSKLSYPDENLVRMLSKIQPMSPSPKALDFGSGSGRHCVLLKDFGYEVSACDYSENSVHSIKESYPWAKVSLLQSPPYPFSDEEFDLIVSWGVLHYNSPDLAKSILNEKHRILKKDGYLAASVRAVGDTHLKAEQGKIGASDLKGGATWFYSQNDIQDLLSNFSSFEMGYTERTPLGKLEERICHWIFLARK; encoded by the coding sequence ATGTCCGCTGAGCATCCTTCCAAAGAAGCCTGGGAAACTCATTATACAAGATCCAAATCCAAGCTTTCTTATCCGGATGAGAACTTGGTTCGGATGCTGTCTAAAATACAGCCGATGAGCCCCTCTCCCAAAGCATTGGATTTCGGTTCTGGCTCCGGAAGACATTGTGTTTTGCTAAAGGACTTCGGTTACGAAGTAAGCGCTTGCGACTATAGCGAGAATTCTGTACATTCCATAAAAGAATCCTATCCTTGGGCCAAGGTCTCTCTCCTTCAATCCCCTCCTTATCCTTTTTCGGATGAGGAATTCGATCTGATCGTTAGCTGGGGAGTCTTGCATTATAATTCTCCCGATCTCGCCAAATCTATATTAAACGAAAAACATAGGATTCTAAAAAAGGACGGTTATTTGGCGGCCTCCGTTCGAGCCGTAGGTGATACCCATTTAAAGGCAGAGCAAGGAAAGATCGGGGCCTCGGACCTAAAGGGCGGAGCCACCTGGTTCTACTCCCAAAATGATATTCAAGATTTATTAAGTAATTTCTCTTCCTTCGAGATGGGCTATACGGAAAGAACTCCTCTAGGAAAATTAGAGGAGAGGATTTGCCATTGGATCTTTCTCGCTCGGAAATAA
- a CDS encoding ATP-grasp domain-containing protein → MKKKQKKGYFLSLGAGKNQLPLISAARSLGLDVASVDKDDKAPGFALSSLRIIESTHEYRRILRAVAENPLPTPILGVGTRSFGKATFSAAYLAEKLKLRYASTDAVIRFSDKKVLKETLEPKGIRVPKEIPLTEIKAKSKSFPYPWIAKPSQGSGKTGVQLIESDSDLKHISNISAAKKGTKSKVAGKSKPEETWILEEYISGLECTVLGLIDSHDFHLVSLSLKETSSFPPFLEAAHRLPFPLTELEGEIKMQCRAITKATGLKNCPFVAEFRLDRNGEPVLIEAAPEVGGEYLADVLVPGYSGYDYFSNLVHLLIGEEIEPPPSTLEISKKLKSQVRFDVPPRGISVLKHWDDFPTYSAETILFQQNLKEPGAKLDTSLGNETRTRVLCIKTKSSNSEEEWNGSVQNRMKAEYDVR, encoded by the coding sequence ATGAAAAAGAAGCAGAAGAAAGGTTACTTTCTCTCCTTAGGAGCGGGCAAGAACCAATTGCCCCTGATCTCTGCAGCTCGGTCCTTGGGCTTAGATGTTGCTTCCGTGGACAAGGACGACAAGGCTCCCGGCTTCGCTCTTTCCAGTCTTAGGATCATCGAGTCTACTCATGAATATCGCAGGATACTCAGGGCCGTAGCGGAGAATCCCCTTCCTACTCCGATCTTAGGTGTGGGAACTAGGTCTTTTGGAAAGGCCACATTTAGCGCTGCCTATCTCGCGGAGAAGTTAAAGCTGAGATATGCAAGCACCGACGCAGTCATTCGCTTTTCGGATAAGAAGGTCCTAAAGGAAACCTTGGAGCCTAAAGGGATCCGGGTCCCCAAAGAGATCCCACTCACCGAGATCAAGGCAAAGTCCAAATCCTTCCCCTATCCATGGATCGCAAAACCAAGCCAAGGCTCCGGCAAAACTGGCGTCCAACTCATCGAATCCGATTCGGATCTAAAACATATTTCTAATATTTCCGCCGCGAAGAAGGGAACAAAATCCAAGGTTGCAGGCAAGTCCAAGCCCGAGGAAACATGGATCTTAGAGGAATATATTAGCGGTTTAGAATGTACCGTTCTAGGTCTGATCGACTCGCACGATTTTCATTTGGTCAGTCTTTCCTTGAAGGAAACCAGTAGCTTCCCTCCCTTTTTAGAAGCGGCTCACAGACTTCCCTTCCCTCTCACAGAATTAGAGGGAGAGATCAAGATGCAATGCAGAGCGATCACAAAAGCTACCGGTCTCAAGAACTGTCCTTTCGTTGCCGAGTTCCGTTTGGATCGGAACGGAGAACCGGTCTTGATAGAAGCTGCCCCCGAAGTAGGCGGCGAATACCTGGCGGACGTTCTTGTTCCCGGATATTCCGGATATGACTATTTCTCGAATCTTGTGCATTTACTCATCGGAGAAGAAATAGAACCTCCTCCGAGTACTTTAGAAATTTCTAAAAAACTAAAGTCCCAGGTGAGGTTCGACGTTCCCCCGAGAGGGATCTCGGTTTTAAAGCACTGGGACGATTTTCCTACGTACTCTGCTGAGACAATCCTGTTCCAACAAAATCTAAAAGAGCCCGGTGCAAAGCTGGATACTTCTCTTGGAAATGAAACGAGAACCAGAGTGCTTTGTATTAAAACCAAATCCTCTAATTCGGAGGAAGAATGGAACGGTTCCGTTCAAAACAGAATGAAGGCGGAGTACGATGTCCGCTGA
- a CDS encoding YhjD/YihY/BrkB family envelope integrity protein codes for MNPHPNTKYSRFFDYIPDAGIGRKLNFTIRVLAASAYRFIKDECLIKASGISYTTIVSLIPMLVVALSLLTITSGLDNRKEEIFDKINVFFLKSNINLDINPYLDTLGELIDAARQIGAIGFVLLVFSATTVLRSLENSFNSIWRIEENRSLIQEFVFYFFVLSIGPLLLVIGDNLAQKVTDVFRPSHFLSMDKDPENRIWIAGENGTLFRLDPNLKKDYFIDEKDVDLKNIRCVDSFGVRMDFCEKPDLSKESFVRVSVRDGKVYALSAQGLLLSKPVDGSVWTAIYFDNSSFKDFEYITEGNFYLIFSNGEVLHFFTQGRSYKPVFPNVLRMRANRVYFPESYRGYIVDEDGNVWKSEDGGFTWSATKITGQGLKDIHRIRPGELIATGERGSIFKTEDGGYSWKNLSHKRYTFSKIWTVSNEESTDIFLLDALGNILVSIDGGEHWNTFYVPAKGKVFASVLLDRSENGRFRLLNIGEYQKISLSEYKDVKYETVILQGGESVFSAYNILKFSFPLAGIWFFFLALFTLIPNTKVPIRASAWGSGFTSVIFLVFLYGFKIYITSFSETTMIVYKALASIPIFLIGVYSLSLIVLFGAEVTACVQYPERYYAPFQLIEEHHTSFSYEFRKLIAVLKAVYQVQKENKVPPKNLDLAHCSGLRAEEIPRLTKTLTQAGLLVETSEGSTWLPVVSGEDLSLGDFYRKIPEALLKEDPSFQIYPDKIKDKIEKAENSLQKDLDQIHFRDLLD; via the coding sequence ATGAATCCTCATCCAAATACAAAATACAGCAGATTCTTCGATTATATCCCGGATGCGGGCATTGGACGAAAATTGAATTTTACCATCCGGGTTTTGGCTGCCTCCGCCTATCGTTTCATTAAGGACGAGTGTCTCATCAAGGCATCCGGGATCTCTTATACTACCATCGTTTCCCTGATCCCCATGCTAGTAGTGGCTCTATCCCTTCTTACGATCACTTCGGGACTAGACAATCGTAAGGAAGAAATATTCGATAAAATTAATGTGTTTTTTCTTAAGAGCAATATCAATCTGGATATCAATCCGTATCTGGATACTCTGGGAGAATTAATAGATGCTGCGAGACAGATAGGTGCCATCGGTTTCGTTCTGCTCGTCTTTTCCGCTACCACAGTTCTTAGATCCTTGGAGAATTCCTTCAATTCCATCTGGAGGATCGAAGAGAACCGATCCCTAATACAAGAATTCGTATTTTACTTTTTCGTACTTTCCATAGGTCCCCTTCTTCTTGTGATCGGGGACAATCTGGCCCAGAAGGTCACCGATGTATTTCGTCCTTCCCATTTCCTAAGCATGGACAAGGATCCCGAAAATCGCATCTGGATCGCGGGAGAGAACGGCACCCTATTTCGTCTGGATCCCAACCTGAAAAAGGATTACTTCATCGACGAAAAGGATGTGGATCTGAAGAACATTCGGTGCGTGGATTCTTTCGGAGTTCGAATGGACTTCTGCGAGAAGCCAGATCTTTCCAAGGAAAGTTTTGTTCGGGTTTCCGTTCGTGACGGCAAGGTATACGCACTTTCCGCTCAGGGGCTCCTTCTCTCCAAACCGGTAGACGGCTCCGTATGGACTGCAATCTATTTCGACAATTCGAGCTTTAAGGATTTCGAATATATTACGGAAGGGAATTTCTATCTCATCTTCTCGAACGGAGAAGTTCTCCATTTCTTTACCCAAGGCAGAAGTTACAAACCTGTCTTTCCGAATGTTCTCAGAATGAGAGCAAACAGGGTGTATTTTCCGGAATCGTATCGCGGCTATATAGTGGACGAAGACGGAAATGTTTGGAAAAGCGAAGACGGCGGATTTACCTGGTCTGCCACTAAGATCACCGGCCAAGGTTTGAAGGACATCCATAGGATCCGTCCTGGTGAACTGATCGCAACTGGAGAGAGAGGCTCTATCTTCAAGACGGAGGACGGCGGTTACTCCTGGAAGAATCTAAGCCACAAGCGTTATACTTTCAGTAAGATCTGGACTGTTTCTAACGAAGAATCGACAGACATATTCCTCTTGGATGCCCTCGGAAATATACTCGTCTCCATTGACGGCGGAGAGCATTGGAATACTTTCTATGTACCTGCGAAAGGAAAAGTATTCGCTTCCGTTCTTCTGGACAGGAGCGAGAACGGTAGATTCAGGCTTTTGAATATAGGAGAATATCAAAAGATCAGTCTTTCCGAATACAAGGATGTAAAGTATGAGACCGTTATTTTACAAGGAGGGGAATCCGTATTCTCCGCTTATAATATTCTAAAATTCTCATTTCCCTTGGCGGGAATTTGGTTCTTCTTCTTGGCCTTATTCACTCTCATCCCGAATACAAAGGTCCCTATTCGTGCTTCCGCTTGGGGCTCCGGTTTTACTAGTGTGATCTTTCTAGTCTTCCTATACGGGTTTAAGATCTATATTACTTCCTTCTCCGAAACTACAATGATCGTATATAAGGCGCTCGCCTCCATTCCGATCTTTTTGATCGGAGTATATTCTCTTTCTCTGATCGTTCTATTCGGTGCGGAAGTAACCGCCTGCGTCCAATACCCGGAGAGATATTACGCTCCTTTTCAATTGATAGAAGAGCATCATACTTCTTTTAGCTATGAGTTTCGAAAACTGATCGCAGTATTGAAAGCGGTGTATCAGGTACAAAAAGAGAATAAAGTCCCTCCTAAGAATCTTGACCTAGCCCACTGTTCCGGCTTACGTGCAGAAGAGATCCCAAGGCTCACGAAGACTTTGACCCAAGCAGGTCTTTTAGTAGAAACGAGCGAAGGATCCACCTGGCTTCCGGTCGTTTCGGGAGAAGATTTGAGCCTGGGCGATTTCTATCGTAAGATCCCGGAAGCTCTTTTAAAGGAAGATCCTTCCTTTCAGATCTATCCGGATAAGATCAAGGACAAGATAGAAAAGGCGGAAAACTCCCTGCAGAAGGATTTGGATCAGATCCATTTCAGGGATCTGTTGGATTAA
- a CDS encoding PilZ domain-containing protein, with amino-acid sequence MGSRETHGRDYETLSNHSVISKIIESFLYQENVGIKGGLQEDQGIVTKIFGDSGIISVAFSNNLNPVLNERIFLQKTLKRHIELNCKVLTHVKNSEYTLQVESIHIAKANRREERIRIKNDSVFATNIVYHPKRFEIERHMSPNIIREILETFNKDLMHPKFGEIKVGLFERGQDVKFEIVRKTKKIFYIPNASKASSYTESLPQFVNYITYFGKNILSAIRKYKNEFITSELILPILYDKNDKDSIPRAYLWVRSKVEPILSEDLPGLFSLAEKIIAKIESSDSIKATNRFDILDISESGIRIKINQKNIIYNVYPSDSLKFDLVFKGKPPIHMNAKIRWRTMDKKGRLYLGLKFEQDKDLLPGLRKFEYNLQALRNKMRNEYSEALTFAKIYRSLNQKKKKAVTPKRDFL; translated from the coding sequence ATGGGCAGCCGAGAAACTCATGGTAGGGATTACGAGACTTTATCCAATCACTCCGTAATCTCCAAAATAATCGAATCCTTCTTATATCAAGAGAATGTGGGAATAAAAGGAGGATTACAAGAGGATCAAGGTATAGTAACGAAGATATTCGGCGACTCTGGAATCATTTCCGTTGCTTTTTCGAATAATCTCAATCCTGTTTTGAACGAGAGAATATTCCTCCAAAAGACTCTCAAAAGGCATATCGAATTAAACTGCAAAGTATTGACTCATGTCAAGAATAGCGAATACACGCTGCAAGTCGAATCGATCCATATTGCAAAGGCCAACAGAAGAGAAGAGAGGATCCGCATTAAAAATGATTCCGTATTTGCGACAAATATAGTATATCACCCGAAAAGATTCGAGATAGAAAGACATATGTCTCCCAACATCATTAGGGAGATACTCGAAACGTTCAATAAGGACTTAATGCATCCCAAATTCGGTGAAATAAAAGTTGGACTATTCGAACGGGGACAAGATGTCAAATTCGAAATAGTCAGAAAAACAAAGAAGATCTTTTATATACCGAATGCAAGCAAGGCCAGTTCGTACACGGAAAGCCTACCTCAATTCGTGAATTACATTACGTATTTCGGGAAGAATATCCTTTCAGCAATTCGAAAGTACAAGAACGAATTCATTACTTCCGAACTTATACTTCCGATCCTTTACGATAAAAATGATAAGGATTCTATCCCGAGAGCTTATTTGTGGGTCCGAAGCAAAGTAGAGCCAATTCTTTCGGAAGATCTACCGGGACTTTTTTCACTCGCGGAAAAGATCATCGCAAAAATTGAAAGCTCGGATTCCATTAAAGCAACTAATCGATTCGACATTTTGGATATTTCCGAGTCTGGAATAAGAATAAAGATAAATCAGAAAAACATTATATACAATGTCTACCCGAGTGATTCCCTTAAATTCGACCTCGTGTTCAAAGGAAAACCTCCAATTCATATGAACGCGAAAATTCGCTGGCGCACCATGGATAAAAAAGGAAGATTGTATCTAGGATTAAAATTCGAACAAGACAAAGATCTATTACCCGGCCTCAGAAAGTTCGAATATAACCTTCAGGCCCTAAGAAACAAAATGCGAAACGAATACAGCGAAGCCCTTACCTTCGCGAAAATATATCGAAGCCTTAACCAGAAAAAGAAAAAGGCAGTAACCCCAAAAAGAGACTTTCTGTAG
- a CDS encoding hybrid sensor histidine kinase/response regulator: protein MHTELNKNLAAHSSPTHSQAGRILILEDSSEIKLLYENYCRKMDLDFDIVSNGKEGMAKVLSAKNPYSVFLVDLLMPEQDGSTFIQNLKLEDPNAIIIVQSSLEEPDRIIEVMKLGVFEYLIKPVDRESFERVIGLAFRYNSLRNFQANVEQENRDVLKRQLDWLTYKESIRKSDQNSLALTTIKSLNTSFSQGSGIGTILSLLDLLKMGYRKTENGALVSNEILDLLYSNQEILRKQLGGLSKILSLAGEDPKMEIIRSTALIDFLSEKSQFILPYLEKKGLKMRLSTSKTSESVKINREWIQVAFDEILLNALKYSKKGTNLDVYFGRIDGYLCISVKNAVVSHQPLADEEQKELLVTRPFYRLLPPVEEFSDLEEYGMGLGLTAVELIVNKHGGVFNIHNVSDHTSDFIEPCVMAEFFLPVIVTKQN, encoded by the coding sequence ATGCATACAGAATTAAATAAGAACCTAGCAGCGCATTCTTCTCCTACGCATTCGCAAGCCGGCAGAATATTGATTTTGGAAGATTCGTCCGAAATCAAACTACTTTACGAAAATTACTGTAGAAAAATGGATTTGGATTTCGATATCGTATCGAACGGAAAGGAGGGTATGGCGAAAGTCCTTTCCGCTAAAAACCCTTATTCTGTTTTTCTAGTCGACCTTCTTATGCCCGAACAAGACGGCTCTACCTTTATACAAAATTTAAAGCTGGAAGATCCGAATGCTATCATCATCGTCCAGTCCTCCTTGGAAGAGCCGGATCGAATTATAGAAGTGATGAAACTAGGGGTTTTCGAATATCTGATCAAACCTGTTGACCGAGAATCTTTCGAACGGGTGATAGGCCTGGCTTTTCGATATAACAGTTTGCGAAATTTCCAAGCGAATGTGGAGCAAGAAAATCGTGATGTACTAAAAAGACAATTGGATTGGCTAACATATAAGGAATCTATAAGGAAGTCAGATCAAAATTCCCTCGCCCTAACCACCATTAAGTCCCTTAACACGTCTTTTTCCCAAGGTTCAGGTATCGGTACCATTCTTTCTTTATTAGATCTTTTGAAAATGGGGTATAGGAAAACTGAAAACGGAGCTCTGGTAAGTAACGAGATATTGGATCTTCTCTATTCGAATCAGGAAATCCTTAGAAAGCAACTAGGTGGACTGTCCAAAATCCTCTCATTAGCGGGAGAAGATCCCAAAATGGAGATAATACGGAGTACGGCACTCATAGACTTTTTGAGTGAGAAGTCACAGTTCATTCTTCCGTATTTAGAAAAGAAAGGATTAAAGATGCGATTATCCACTTCGAAAACTTCGGAGTCCGTTAAAATTAATAGAGAATGGATCCAAGTCGCATTCGATGAGATCCTTTTAAACGCTTTAAAATATTCTAAAAAAGGAACCAACCTTGATGTGTATTTCGGCAGGATAGATGGCTATCTGTGTATTTCCGTCAAGAATGCAGTGGTTTCCCACCAGCCGCTTGCGGACGAGGAACAGAAAGAGCTTTTAGTGACTCGTCCTTTCTATCGGTTGCTTCCCCCTGTAGAGGAGTTTTCCGATCTCGAAGAATATGGAATGGGATTGGGCTTAACGGCAGTTGAACTCATCGTGAATAAACATGGGGGAGTTTTCAACATACATAATGTATCCGATCACACCTCCGACTTTATTGAGCCGTGCGTGATGGCGGAATTCTTTCTCCCGGTAATTGTGACAAAGCAAAATTGA